In Oryza brachyantha chromosome 2, ObraRS2, whole genome shotgun sequence, a single window of DNA contains:
- the LOC102707096 gene encoding pentatricopeptide repeat-containing protein DOT4, chloroplastic-like — translation MSEPAPTATATATALREWNRLIQHAAASGSYLRCLRHYASLLAAGLRGGASTFPSLAKSCAALRLPRLGAAVHAHAILAGATSGVFVRTSLLDMYAKCACLPDARRLFDEMPRPTLVSWNCMVSAYGRSCLVEESVAVFNAMRRAGVSSSEGTLVGVLSGCVDSSLAINPGMCVYGYSVKSGLDADLQVLNSVLTMLVRGCYLDSARWLFDRMGNKSVVTWTALASGYLHIGDYLEAFDLFSHMRAAGQTVDSVVLVNLISAAVLFGNLSVAKGVHALVSKLGFESEQDLAASLINLYAKCGDLESAHEVFGAVQVANVVVWTSMISGYVEGGHLNEALMMFDSMVCANIEPNEATLSSVISACAKLGCANQGKKVEEQAIAIGLHSDPRVATALIDMYCKFGSIKLARNIFDSVSNRDLAVWSAIINGYACNGEGSEALVLFKEMINKGFQPDAIVFTHVLTACNYSGLVDEGLECFHSMTVEYGIEPSIEHYMCMVDLLCKAGHFRSALKFFKQMPSQVQNKVLAPIISSYSAHSADSSIELAPEELLNLDSQDSGHCVLMSNMLSCLGEWKKATSYRRQLSKEGLIKEPGWTCIELSG, via the coding sequence ATGAGCGAACccgcgccgacggcgacggccaccgccaccgccctgcGCGAGTGGAACCGCCTGATCcagcacgccgccgcgtcgggtTCCTACCTCCGCTGCCTCCGCCACTacgcctccctcctcgctgcgggcctccgcggcggcgcctccaCCTTCCCGTCCCTCGCCAAGTCCTGCGCCGCGCTCCGCCTCCCgcgcctcggcgccgccgtccacgcCCACGCgatcctcgccggcgccacctccgGCGTGTTCGTCCGGACCTCCCTGCTCGACATGTACGCCAAGTGCGCCTGCCTCCCCGACGCGCGCCGcctgttcgacgaaatgccgcGCCCGACCCTGGTGTCTTGGAACTGCATGGTCTCTGCGTACGGTAGGAGCTGCCTGGTGGAGGAGTCTGTTGCGGTGTTCAACGCGATGCGGCGTGCAGGGGTCAGCTCCAGCGAGGGCACACTTGTCGGCGTGCTCTCGGGTTGTGTGGACTCCTCTTTGGCAATCAATCCTGGCATGTGTGTCTACGGCTACAGCGTGAAATCTGGCCTTGATGCGGACCTGCAAGTCTTGAACTCGGTTCTTACCATGCTTGTCCGTGGTTGCTATCTTGATTCTGCGCGGTGGTTGTTTGATAGAATGGGCAACAAGTCTGTAGTTACTTGGACTGCATTGGCATCTGGTTATTTACATATAGGGGATTATCTGGAGGCGTTTGATCTGTTCAGCCACATGCGAGCTGCTGGGCAAACTGTTGATTCTGTTGTTCTCGTGAACCTCATATCAGCTGCTGTTCTATTTGGGAACTTGTCGGTGGCCAAGGGTGTGCATGCTCTTGTTAGTAAGCTTGGCTTTGAATCTGAGCAAGACCTTGCGGCGTCATTGATAAACTTGTATGCAAAGTGTGGAGATCTTGAATCTGCTCATGAAGTCTTTGGTGCAGTTCAAGTGGCGAATGTGGTTGTGTGGACGTCAATGATAAGTGGGTATGTTGAAGGTGGTCATCTTAATGAGGCGTTGATGATGTTTGATAGCATGGTCTGCGCAAACATAGAACCAAATGAAGCAACTCTGTCATCAGTTATTTCAGCTTGTGCCAAACTCGGGTGTGCTAATCAGGGGAAAAAGGTTGAGGAGCAGGCGATAGCCATTGGACTGCATTCAGATCCGCGAGTAGCTACTGCACTAATTGACATGTACTGCAAGTTTGGTAGCATCAAGCTGGCTAGGAATATTTTTGACAGTGTTAGCAATAGAGACTTAGCTGTTTGGAGTGCAATCATTAATGGATATGCGTGCAATGGAGAAGGAAGCGAGGCTCTTGTCCTTTTCAAGGAGATGATAAACAAAGGTTTTCAACCAGATGCGATTGTGTTTACTCATGTTCTTACAGCATGCAACTATTCTGGTTTAGTAGATGAAGGTCTTGAGTGTTTTCACAGCATGACAGTGGAATATGGTATTGAACCATCTATTGAACATTATATGTGCATGGTTGATTTGCTCTGTAAAGCTGGTCATTTTAGGAGCGCCCTAAAGTTTTTTAAGCAGATGCCAAGTCAAGTGCAAAATAAGGTTTTGGCTCCTATAATCAGTTCATACAGTGCTCATTCTGCTGATTCATCCATAGAGTTGGCACCAGAGGAACTTCTGAATCTTGACTCTCAAGATTCTGGTCACTGTGTTCTAATGTCTAATATGCTCAGTTGTTTAGGGGAATGGAAGAAGGCCACAAGTTATAGGAGGCAACTAAGCAAGGAAGGATTAATCAAGGAGCCTGGATGGACTTGTATTGAGCTGAGTGGCTAA